From Heliomicrobium modesticaldum Ice1, a single genomic window includes:
- a CDS encoding long-chain fatty acid--CoA ligase, protein MFLGWMLETMASREEQEALVWNGRSYTYRWLLARIGQWQERLDWAASPQREAKAPVTAGMVVAVEGDYSPNVCALLLALVDRGAIVVPLTRSVRHLREEFLAIAEVQLVISFSDTDEAVFAWKLGDRWVGEGGAPLVGNEAVVPSDDSALATPTNPLLLELIRRGHPGLVLFSSGSTGKSKAVLHDMTLLLKKFQVRRQGKRMLTFLLLDHIGGINTLLYVLSNAGTIVTVPGRSPEAVCANIARYRVEVLPTSPTFLNLLLLSEAYKQADLSSLELITYGTEVMPESTLVRLREALPHVRLQQTYGLSELGILRSKSKASDSLFVKIGGEGFETKVVDGVLWIRAESAMMGYLNAPSPFDEEGWFNTHDEVIVDGEYLRILGRRSEIINVGGEKVFPAEVESVIMEMDNIADVAVSGERSPLTGQMVVAHVVLKRPEEAAVVKKRLRQFCRSRLAPYKVPVKVTVVEGRFFSERFKKMRKDLPG, encoded by the coding sequence TTGTTCTTGGGTTGGATGTTGGAGACGATGGCAAGCCGGGAGGAACAGGAGGCGCTCGTATGGAATGGGCGCTCCTACACTTATCGGTGGTTGCTTGCGCGCATCGGCCAATGGCAGGAGCGGCTCGATTGGGCGGCGTCGCCGCAGCGGGAAGCTAAAGCGCCGGTGACGGCCGGTATGGTCGTTGCTGTTGAGGGCGATTATTCGCCCAATGTCTGCGCTTTGCTGTTGGCATTGGTCGATCGCGGGGCGATCGTTGTTCCGTTGACTCGGTCGGTGCGGCATCTCCGAGAGGAATTTTTGGCCATTGCTGAGGTACAGTTGGTCATTTCTTTTTCAGATACGGATGAGGCCGTTTTCGCCTGGAAGCTGGGCGATCGCTGGGTCGGCGAAGGGGGGGCGCCGCTGGTTGGCAACGAGGCTGTTGTGCCCTCAGATGATAGCGCCCTTGCGACGCCGACGAATCCGTTGCTGTTGGAACTGATCCGCCGCGGCCATCCGGGGCTGGTGTTGTTTTCATCGGGCTCGACAGGCAAGAGTAAGGCGGTCTTGCACGATATGACGCTGCTCTTGAAGAAGTTTCAGGTACGGCGACAGGGCAAGCGGATGCTGACCTTTTTGCTGCTTGACCATATTGGCGGCATCAATACGCTGCTTTATGTCTTGTCCAACGCGGGGACGATTGTGACGGTGCCGGGCCGCTCGCCTGAGGCGGTCTGTGCCAATATTGCGCGCTATCGTGTTGAGGTGTTGCCCACGTCGCCCACGTTTCTGAATCTGTTGCTCCTCTCGGAAGCCTATAAGCAGGCTGATCTATCGTCACTGGAGTTGATCACCTATGGCACGGAGGTGATGCCGGAGAGCACTTTGGTGCGGCTTCGGGAGGCATTGCCGCATGTGCGGCTGCAACAGACCTATGGCTTGTCGGAGTTGGGTATTCTGCGGTCTAAGTCGAAGGCGTCCGATTCGCTGTTTGTGAAGATCGGCGGGGAGGGGTTCGAGACGAAGGTCGTTGATGGGGTTTTGTGGATCCGAGCGGAGTCGGCCATGATGGGCTATCTGAATGCGCCTAGTCCTTTCGATGAGGAGGGGTGGTTCAATACCCACGATGAGGTTATTGTCGATGGGGAGTATCTGCGCATTCTTGGACGCCGTTCGGAGATTATCAATGTGGGTGGTGAGAAGGTCTTTCCTGCCGAGGTGGAAAGTGTGATCATGGAGATGGATAACATTGCCGACGTGGCCGTCTCCGGCGAAAGGAGTCCGCTGACCGGCCAGATGGTTGTGGCCCATGTGGTGTTGAAGCGGCCAGAGGAGGCCGCTGTGGTGAAAAAGCGCCTCCGCCAGTTTTGCCGTTCCCGTCTTGCTCCGTATAAGGTGCCGGTGAAGGTGACTGTTGTGGAGGGGCGTTTTTTCAGTGAACGGTTCAAGAAGATGCGCAAGGATTTGCCGGGATGA
- a CDS encoding SDR family NAD(P)-dependent oxidoreductase, translating into MEQAIVAATEPAAVKAPATPAPPVMVITGARKGIGRHLAEYYLDKGLQVIGCSRGESDLVHERYSHMQVDVTAEPQVIQMIAAIRKRWGRLDMLINNAGVASMNHSMLMPGKTAARIVATNLMGTFFCCREAAKVMMKRRWGRIVNLSTVAVPLGLEGEAVYAASKSAVETFTRVLAKEVAAFGITCNALGPTPMDTDLIRGVPQEKIDQILRQMAIPRLGTFDDVANGVDFFISERSSYITGQVLYLGGV; encoded by the coding sequence ATGGAACAGGCAATAGTGGCGGCAACGGAACCGGCGGCAGTGAAGGCCCCTGCGACGCCAGCGCCCCCGGTGATGGTGATTACGGGGGCGCGCAAAGGGATTGGCCGCCATCTGGCCGAGTATTATTTGGACAAGGGGTTGCAGGTGATCGGCTGCAGCCGTGGCGAAAGCGATCTGGTCCATGAACGCTACAGCCATATGCAGGTGGATGTGACGGCAGAGCCGCAGGTGATCCAGATGATCGCCGCCATTCGCAAACGCTGGGGCCGCTTGGATATGTTGATCAATAATGCCGGCGTGGCTTCCATGAATCACTCGATGCTGATGCCGGGGAAAACGGCGGCTCGGATCGTCGCCACCAACCTGATGGGCACCTTCTTTTGTTGCCGCGAAGCGGCCAAGGTGATGATGAAAAGGCGGTGGGGGCGGATCGTCAATCTGTCGACGGTGGCGGTGCCGCTGGGCTTGGAAGGCGAGGCGGTTTATGCGGCGTCGAAGAGCGCTGTGGAGACATTCACCCGTGTGCTGGCTAAGGAGGTCGCTGCCTTTGGCATCACCTGTAACGCTCTGGGGCCGACGCCGATGGATACGGATCTGATCCGCGGTGTGCCGCAGGAGAAGATCGACCAGATCCTGCGGCAGATGGCCATACCGCGGTTGGGGACTTTTGACGATGTGGCCAATGGGGTTGACTTTTTCATCAGTGAACGGAGCAGTTATATTACGGGGCAGGTGCTCTATTTGGGAGGCGTGTAG